Proteins from a single region of Geothrix sp. PMB-07:
- a CDS encoding thioredoxin domain-containing protein — MTNHLAHSLSPYLLQHAHNPVDWHPWGEEALAKAKAEQKPIFLSIGYSACHWCHVMERESFENFAVAEVLNRHFVSIKVDREERPDLDDLYMDAVQTLTGRGGWPMSVWLTPDLEPFYGGTYFPPEPRGGMPGFVPLLTRIAELWERDRAGLLDQANQLTAELRKQAEVEAGRQVPEAPLFEAVLAQLRRSFDARWGGFGGAPKFPQHMAIELILARGTAQDQAMAIRTLDAMWEGGMYDHLGGGFARYSVDGQWLVPHFEKMLYDNAQLACCYLAAYQATGEERYAQVARETLDYLLRDLGDAGGGFHSSEDADSEGEEGKFYVFTPADVQEALGEADAARFCRAYGISEGGNFEHGQSVVHRFSCPEGAALAPGDDRALREALRLWRNRRVRPGKDDKVLASWNGLALSAMARGFQVLGDTRYLEAAQACAAFLRRELWQGGRLLRVWRQGRAHTEGFLEDHAAVLEGLVDLFESDFDATWLNWAEALGEALLARFHDAAEGGFFSTEAHQGDLLFRLKPGFDNAIPSGNTLAARGLLRLSRHLEREDFRVAGEGALRCFGPWMERAPRAFLGMLNALDLLLRERLDVALSGQPTDPAIREMLNEVHRRFLPGRVLSVSADQLLPLHEGRGATGKVMAFVCRGNACAPPVTSASALAALLQVNAATV, encoded by the coding sequence ATGACCAACCATTTGGCCCACAGCCTCAGCCCCTACCTGCTTCAGCACGCGCACAACCCTGTGGATTGGCACCCCTGGGGCGAAGAGGCCCTCGCCAAAGCCAAGGCGGAGCAGAAGCCCATCTTCCTCAGCATCGGTTACAGCGCCTGTCACTGGTGCCATGTCATGGAGCGCGAGAGCTTCGAGAATTTCGCCGTGGCCGAGGTGTTGAACCGCCACTTCGTGAGCATCAAGGTCGACCGGGAGGAGCGGCCCGATCTGGACGACCTCTACATGGATGCCGTGCAAACCCTCACAGGGCGCGGCGGCTGGCCCATGAGCGTGTGGCTCACGCCGGACCTGGAGCCTTTTTATGGCGGCACCTACTTCCCGCCGGAACCGCGGGGGGGCATGCCCGGCTTCGTGCCTTTGCTGACGCGCATCGCGGAGCTTTGGGAAAGGGATCGGGCTGGATTATTGGACCAGGCCAACCAGCTCACCGCTGAACTGCGGAAGCAGGCCGAAGTGGAAGCGGGTCGCCAGGTTCCCGAAGCCCCCCTGTTCGAGGCAGTCCTGGCCCAGTTGCGACGCAGCTTCGATGCCCGTTGGGGCGGCTTTGGTGGTGCGCCGAAATTCCCCCAGCACATGGCCATTGAATTGATCCTGGCCCGGGGCACTGCGCAGGACCAGGCCATGGCCATCCGCACCCTCGACGCCATGTGGGAGGGCGGCATGTACGACCACTTGGGCGGCGGCTTCGCCCGCTACAGCGTGGACGGCCAATGGCTGGTGCCCCACTTCGAGAAGATGCTTTACGACAACGCGCAGCTGGCCTGCTGCTACTTGGCGGCCTACCAGGCCACGGGTGAGGAACGCTACGCCCAGGTCGCTCGCGAAACCCTCGACTACCTGCTGCGCGACCTGGGCGATGCCGGGGGCGGCTTCCATTCCAGCGAGGATGCCGACAGTGAAGGCGAAGAGGGGAAGTTCTACGTCTTCACTCCCGCCGATGTCCAAGAAGCCCTGGGAGAAGCCGATGCGGCGCGGTTCTGCCGCGCCTACGGCATCAGCGAGGGGGGCAACTTCGAGCATGGACAGAGCGTGGTCCATCGCTTCTCCTGCCCCGAAGGCGCTGCCCTGGCGCCGGGGGACGACCGTGCGTTGCGAGAGGCGTTGAGGCTCTGGCGCAATCGCCGGGTAAGGCCCGGCAAGGATGACAAGGTGCTGGCTTCCTGGAACGGGCTGGCCCTCTCCGCCATGGCCCGGGGTTTCCAGGTGCTGGGCGACACCCGCTACCTAGAGGCGGCCCAGGCCTGCGCAGCCTTCCTGCGCCGGGAACTCTGGCAGGGCGGTCGGTTGTTACGGGTCTGGCGCCAGGGCCGAGCTCACACCGAGGGCTTTCTGGAGGATCACGCGGCCGTGCTGGAGGGTTTGGTGGACCTTTTCGAATCGGACTTCGATGCGACGTGGCTCAACTGGGCAGAAGCCCTGGGCGAGGCCCTGCTGGCGCGCTTCCACGATGCGGCGGAGGGCGGCTTCTTCAGCACGGAGGCCCATCAGGGGGACCTGCTCTTCCGGTTGAAGCCGGGCTTCGACAACGCCATTCCCAGTGGCAACACCCTGGCGGCCCGCGGCTTGCTGCGGTTGTCCCGCCACTTGGAGCGGGAGGATTTCCGGGTGGCCGGCGAAGGCGCCCTGCGTTGCTTTGGTCCCTGGATGGAGCGGGCACCGCGGGCCTTCCTGGGGATGCTGAATGCCCTGGATCTGCTCTTGCGCGAGCGGCTGGACGTGGCCCTCTCAGGCCAGCCCACGGACCCGGCCATTCGCGAGATGCTGAATGAGGTGCATCGGCGCTTCCTGCCGGGCCGGGTCCTGTCTGTGTCCGCCGATCAGTTGCTTCCTTTGCACGAAGGGCGGGGCGCCACCGGCAAGGTCATGGCCTTCGTGTGTCGCGGCAACGCCTGCGCGCCGCCGGTAACCTCTGCTTCCGCGCTGGCAGCATTGCTTCAGGTGAATGCCGCGACAGTGTGA
- a CDS encoding NAD-dependent malic enzyme, which yields MKTFGFKIDPLTGEDYYEVYIRGRQLLNDSHLNKASAFQKEERLSLGIDGMLRSGVSTLDSQADRAYEAFLRKPDDLEKYIYLAGLQDRNETLFYRLLLDHLEEMVPIVYTPTVGQACLQMSHIQRRYRGIYITPDNIANIDQIFQSLSQPQVNLIVVTDGERILGLGDLGSDGMGIPVGKVSLYVAAGGVHPAVCLPMCLDVGTNNPRLLEDPLYLGIRKPRLRGAEYEELVEKFILGVKRNFPGALLQWEDFAKQTAFKNLDRYRERILSFNDDIQGTGSTALAALMTAMRIKQSRFQDERYVIVGMGQAGTGIAMNIRTMLLEEGLSDEEARKRIFAVDMQGLLLEGDPLLEGPQEPLAQRRAWVEGWQLDDATRIGLQDVVRNAHPTVLIGVTAQPGLFSEAILAETAKHSARPIVLALSNPTHKCECSPEAVWKATDGKGLVATGSPFEPMDWKGRTLQASQCNNMYIFPGVGLGALVCKASRVTDGMFLAASRAISAFVTPEQEAMGLLLPEMKDIRQVSASVAKAVGIEARDAGLGRLLDDDQLEAVVAKAQWRPAYASYRPGVPR from the coding sequence ATGAAGACGTTTGGGTTCAAGATCGACCCATTGACCGGCGAGGACTACTACGAGGTCTACATCCGCGGCCGCCAGCTGCTGAACGATTCACACCTGAACAAGGCCTCGGCCTTCCAGAAGGAGGAACGGCTCAGCCTCGGCATTGACGGGATGCTGAGATCGGGCGTGTCCACGCTGGACTCGCAGGCCGACCGGGCCTATGAGGCCTTCCTCCGCAAGCCCGATGACCTCGAGAAATACATCTACTTGGCCGGGCTCCAGGACCGCAACGAGACGCTGTTCTACCGGCTGCTGCTGGATCACCTCGAAGAAATGGTGCCCATCGTCTACACGCCCACCGTGGGCCAGGCCTGCCTCCAGATGAGCCACATCCAGCGGCGCTACCGGGGCATCTACATCACGCCCGATAACATCGCCAACATCGATCAGATCTTCCAGAGCCTTTCCCAACCCCAGGTGAACCTCATCGTGGTCACCGACGGTGAGCGCATCCTGGGCCTGGGCGATCTGGGCTCCGATGGCATGGGCATTCCCGTGGGCAAGGTGAGCCTCTATGTGGCCGCTGGCGGTGTGCATCCCGCGGTGTGCCTGCCCATGTGCCTCGATGTGGGCACCAACAACCCCCGCCTGCTGGAAGACCCTCTGTACCTGGGCATCCGCAAGCCCCGCCTGCGCGGCGCCGAATACGAGGAACTGGTGGAGAAGTTCATCCTGGGCGTGAAGCGCAATTTCCCGGGGGCGCTGCTGCAGTGGGAGGATTTCGCCAAGCAGACCGCCTTCAAGAACCTCGACCGCTACCGTGAGCGGATCCTCTCCTTCAACGACGACATCCAGGGCACAGGCTCCACCGCGCTGGCGGCCCTGATGACCGCCATGCGCATCAAGCAGAGCCGGTTCCAGGACGAGCGCTACGTCATCGTGGGCATGGGTCAGGCGGGCACGGGCATCGCCATGAACATCCGCACGATGCTGCTGGAGGAGGGCCTGTCCGACGAGGAAGCGCGCAAGCGCATCTTTGCCGTGGACATGCAGGGCCTGCTGCTGGAGGGGGATCCCCTGCTCGAAGGCCCCCAGGAGCCCCTGGCCCAGCGCCGGGCCTGGGTGGAGGGCTGGCAGTTGGACGACGCCACCCGCATCGGCCTGCAGGACGTGGTCCGCAACGCCCATCCCACCGTGCTCATCGGCGTCACGGCCCAGCCGGGGCTCTTCAGCGAGGCCATCCTGGCGGAAACCGCCAAGCACTCGGCGCGGCCCATCGTCTTGGCCCTGTCCAACCCCACCCACAAATGCGAGTGCTCACCCGAGGCTGTGTGGAAGGCCACGGATGGCAAGGGCCTGGTGGCCACGGGCAGCCCCTTCGAGCCCATGGACTGGAAGGGCCGCACCCTGCAGGCTTCCCAGTGCAACAACATGTACATCTTCCCGGGGGTGGGCCTCGGCGCCCTCGTCTGCAAGGCCAGCCGTGTCACGGATGGCATGTTCCTGGCTGCGAGCCGGGCCATCAGCGCCTTCGTGACTCCCGAGCAGGAAGCCATGGGGCTCCTGCTGCCCGAGATGAAGGACATCCGCCAGGTCTCGGCCTCTGTGGCCAAGGCCGTGGGCATCGAGGCCCGTGATGCGGGTCTGGGCCGCCTGTTGGATGATGACCAGCTGGAAGCTGTGGTGGCCAAGGCTCAGTGGAGACCCGCCTACGCCTCCTATCGACCCGGGGTTCCCCGCTAG
- a CDS encoding BlaI/MecI/CopY family transcriptional regulator gives MTRLQKPTEVELKFLRILWELGPATVKDVHVHLNHREDYAYTGVLRMLQVMLEKGLVTRDESARSHVYAAAHSRTAMEGGLVADLTERLFGGSAADLVLAALRSGKVSAEEKARIRAALGKEKP, from the coding sequence GTGACCCGTCTCCAGAAGCCCACCGAGGTTGAACTGAAATTCCTCCGCATCCTTTGGGAGCTGGGACCAGCCACGGTCAAGGATGTCCACGTCCATCTGAACCACCGTGAGGACTACGCCTACACCGGAGTGCTCCGCATGCTTCAGGTGATGTTGGAAAAGGGGCTGGTGACCCGCGATGAAAGCGCACGAAGCCATGTCTACGCGGCAGCCCACAGCCGAACGGCCATGGAGGGCGGCCTGGTGGCCGACCTGACCGAGCGGCTCTTTGGAGGTTCCGCCGCCGATCTGGTGCTGGCAGCGCTGCGCTCCGGGAAGGTCAGCGCGGAGGAGAAGGCCCGCATCCGCGCGGCGCTGGGGAAGGAGAAGCCGTGA
- a CDS encoding transglycosylase SLT domain-containing protein → MSALIQLLGWALLHALWQGCLLALLAAFCGLFLVGSHRYRLHGLVLGLCLILPAATAWHFHRPAPAGMGATLREEAAIDLPQPRPELTGAVARPLLERLEASLQPHLPRLVALWAVGASLMALRLGGGLALSLRWKRQGNPAPGDWQATMDRLARRMGLRRKVPLLLARKGNTPFSLGLWKPVVLFPAVLFTTLPPDHLEALLAHELAHVHRLDYLSNLLQGVVETLLFFHPAVWWLSARIRVEREELADDLAARSLGNPRCLALALNALDDLQTDLSRPLFPALAARGGHLLHRIERLLSPKPWAGSSWGWLSFLVIPGLVLALRASIPEQPPIAAPADLVAQIDALAAQEGLDPQLLRSMAWVESGFNAKARSSQGAMGVLQVMPQTAQAHGAKDLNDPAQVMAAGAKYLRFLLDRYQGDLQKAVAAYNCGEQALEEGRISEEATRYRALVLDVFKAKAVQPEAPLGEGEVQGYLRRVGGDLQVQLRIRHRGSLIVDLLSENHSLGAVRIGTTDPEGASSASAWVESRPNIRIQAPKPEGLLKIRVEDGGGRRGEVVLRADGPWNTFDFQTKWTKP, encoded by the coding sequence GTGAGCGCGCTTATCCAGCTTCTGGGCTGGGCGCTGCTGCATGCCCTTTGGCAGGGCTGCCTCCTCGCCCTGCTGGCGGCCTTTTGCGGCCTCTTCCTGGTTGGCTCCCACCGGTACCGCCTGCATGGCTTGGTGCTGGGCCTCTGCCTGATCCTGCCCGCGGCCACGGCCTGGCATTTTCACCGACCTGCGCCCGCGGGCATGGGCGCGACGCTGCGGGAAGAAGCAGCGATCGACCTCCCGCAGCCCCGGCCGGAGCTGACTGGTGCCGTCGCCCGGCCGCTGCTGGAGCGGCTGGAGGCCTCCCTGCAGCCCCACCTGCCACGCCTGGTGGCCCTGTGGGCCGTGGGGGCAAGCCTCATGGCGCTGCGACTGGGCGGAGGCCTCGCCCTCAGTCTGCGCTGGAAGCGGCAGGGCAATCCGGCCCCAGGGGATTGGCAGGCGACGATGGATCGGCTGGCACGCCGCATGGGGCTGCGGCGGAAGGTCCCCCTGCTCTTGGCCAGAAAGGGGAATACGCCGTTCTCCCTGGGGCTGTGGAAGCCCGTGGTGCTGTTTCCGGCAGTTCTGTTCACCACCCTGCCGCCGGATCACCTGGAAGCGCTGCTGGCTCACGAACTGGCCCATGTGCACCGGCTGGATTACCTCAGCAACCTCTTGCAGGGCGTGGTGGAGACCCTGCTTTTCTTTCACCCAGCGGTGTGGTGGCTTTCGGCCCGGATTCGCGTCGAGCGGGAAGAGCTGGCCGATGACCTCGCAGCCCGGAGCCTCGGAAATCCCCGGTGCCTGGCCCTGGCTCTGAATGCCTTGGATGACCTCCAGACTGACCTTTCCCGCCCTTTGTTTCCGGCCCTGGCGGCCCGAGGAGGACACTTGCTCCACCGCATCGAACGTCTGCTTTCCCCCAAGCCCTGGGCCGGATCTTCCTGGGGTTGGCTCTCCTTCCTGGTGATTCCCGGGCTGGTGTTGGCTTTGCGAGCCTCGATTCCCGAACAGCCACCCATCGCCGCACCCGCCGATCTGGTGGCGCAAATCGACGCCCTTGCGGCTCAGGAAGGCCTGGATCCCCAGCTGCTCCGCAGCATGGCCTGGGTGGAAAGCGGCTTCAATGCCAAGGCGAGAAGTTCCCAAGGGGCGATGGGGGTGTTGCAGGTGATGCCGCAGACGGCCCAGGCCCATGGGGCCAAGGATTTGAACGATCCGGCCCAGGTGATGGCCGCGGGCGCGAAATACTTGCGCTTCCTGTTGGACCGCTACCAGGGAGATCTTCAGAAGGCCGTGGCCGCCTACAACTGCGGCGAACAGGCCCTGGAGGAAGGACGCATCAGTGAGGAGGCCACCCGCTACAGAGCCCTGGTGCTGGATGTATTCAAAGCGAAGGCCGTACAGCCAGAGGCGCCGCTTGGAGAGGGGGAGGTCCAGGGGTATCTGCGACGGGTTGGAGGGGACCTTCAGGTTCAGCTTCGCATCCGCCACCGTGGCAGCCTGATTGTGGACCTCTTGTCTGAGAACCATTCCCTTGGGGCAGTGCGCATTGGAACCACGGATCCGGAAGGTGCCTCATCTGCAAGTGCCTGGGTGGAATCTCGGCCCAACATCCGGATTCAGGCCCCCAAGCCTGAGGGCCTGCTGAAGATCCGGGTGGAAGACGGCGGGGGCAGGAGGGGCGAGGTGGTGCTCCGGGCCGATGGGCCATGGAATACCTTTGACTTCCAAACGAAATGGACCAAACCCTAG
- the ruvC gene encoding crossover junction endodeoxyribonuclease RuvC codes for MIVVPPAPVRCLGVDPGSLACGWAVVERFGSRMSLVEAGVIRSPRGADFDQRILRIHERLAEAIAAHHPGFMAVESPFVEKNAATALKLGQIRGGILLSAALHGLPVGDYNPMQVKKAVSGYGWADKGQVGKMVMTLLNLKEPLAADAADAAAVAIGHLLASRRA; via the coding sequence ATGATCGTGGTTCCTCCGGCCCCGGTGCGTTGCCTGGGCGTGGATCCGGGCTCCCTGGCCTGCGGCTGGGCCGTGGTGGAGCGCTTCGGTTCACGGATGAGCCTGGTGGAGGCCGGGGTCATCCGCAGCCCCAGGGGCGCCGATTTCGACCAGCGCATCCTGCGGATCCACGAGCGGCTGGCCGAAGCCATTGCGGCCCACCATCCGGGTTTCATGGCGGTGGAATCGCCCTTCGTTGAAAAGAACGCCGCCACAGCCCTCAAGCTGGGCCAGATCCGCGGGGGCATCCTGCTCAGCGCGGCCCTGCACGGGCTGCCCGTGGGGGACTACAACCCCATGCAGGTGAAGAAGGCTGTCAGTGGCTACGGCTGGGCCGACAAGGGCCAGGTGGGGAAGATGGTGATGACCCTGCTGAACCTGAAGGAACCCCTGGCCGCGGACGCGGCCGATGCAGCGGCGGTGGCCATCGGTCATCTGCTGGCCAGCCGAAGGGCCTGA
- a CDS encoding ribonuclease R family protein, with amino-acid sequence MARRSAPRIPVRAPSRTPDRRTSNQAPKPQAAPSQGLGLRPYESFEATFLGHPEGAGGFLRVVGAPKGPRMDLFVDWRDAHGAIHGDRVVAEVSGEGWDGRLKARVLEIKGRGEVPLPGTLQKQPWGWRVVPLEPRLAQLISVPPTDLAEDGELVSVKLDADPEAKQLRGTVVARLGKRTDLKIENKLTAALFNLRTEFPDAVMKELAPFPTSIPAEWLQGREAEAGAEAHRAEGSAQRARPKDWPREDLRETLTCTVDPPTAKDFDDAISLEALPKTEGGGWLLGVHIADVSHYVAEGGPLDEEARLRGTSVYFPDEAIPMIPERLSGDLCSLREGVDRLTMTAWMTLSPELEVVETRLSESVIRSAKRLTYDEVKEACIDLSKRKRAELGDPLCAMLDEALVLSRRLTQIRLGRGAMNLDTEEAEFIFDEEGRPIDARRYPRHDAHRMIEEFMLLANETVARFFTRKKIPAIYRIHDEPDALKLEVFADVARTFGLLKPKELPTPEHLNAMLDKIRGGPLEAMINTLLLRSLKKAEYNVDNIGHSGLALQDYLHFTSPIRRYPDLIVHRLLRQVLRGRPLPEGLHSHLAVLAKGASDCEQKATEAERENDKWKACLLMKERIGQRFRGRIQGYSAKVVFVTLDAPFVEVGVPLAALGGDFWVDEHRTKATGLRGTVVLTIGDGVEVEITTVDENLRRVSAWITEAKAQDAHGKAFQFVPTLAAPAVLKEGDLEKPRARRDSRTGGERGRRESAPKGRPPKKAREASGKSREAHPKPPKGSVRGPGKRKAR; translated from the coding sequence ATGGCCCGCCGCTCAGCCCCCCGCATTCCCGTCCGCGCTCCGTCACGCACCCCTGACCGCCGGACCTCAAACCAAGCCCCGAAGCCCCAGGCCGCTCCATCTCAGGGCCTGGGGCTTCGGCCGTACGAAAGCTTTGAAGCCACCTTCCTGGGACATCCCGAAGGTGCGGGCGGCTTCCTCCGCGTGGTGGGCGCCCCGAAAGGCCCCCGCATGGACCTGTTCGTGGACTGGCGGGATGCCCATGGCGCCATCCATGGCGATCGAGTGGTGGCTGAAGTCAGCGGCGAAGGCTGGGACGGCCGCCTGAAGGCGCGGGTGCTGGAGATCAAGGGCCGGGGCGAAGTCCCCCTGCCCGGCACCCTGCAGAAGCAGCCCTGGGGCTGGCGGGTGGTGCCCCTGGAGCCGCGCCTGGCCCAGCTCATCTCCGTCCCGCCCACGGACCTTGCCGAGGATGGCGAGCTGGTCAGCGTCAAGCTGGATGCCGATCCCGAGGCTAAGCAGTTGCGGGGCACCGTGGTCGCCCGCCTGGGCAAGAGGACCGACCTGAAGATCGAGAACAAGCTCACGGCGGCCCTCTTCAACCTGCGCACCGAATTCCCCGACGCGGTGATGAAGGAACTGGCCCCCTTCCCCACGAGCATTCCTGCGGAGTGGCTCCAGGGACGAGAGGCCGAAGCAGGAGCGGAGGCCCATCGAGCCGAAGGTTCGGCCCAAAGGGCGCGGCCAAAGGACTGGCCGCGTGAGGATCTTCGGGAGACCCTCACCTGTACCGTGGATCCGCCCACCGCCAAGGATTTCGACGATGCCATCAGCCTCGAAGCCCTTCCCAAAACGGAAGGTGGCGGCTGGCTGCTGGGCGTCCACATCGCCGACGTGAGCCACTACGTGGCCGAGGGCGGCCCGCTGGACGAGGAGGCCCGCCTGCGCGGCACCTCCGTCTACTTCCCGGATGAGGCCATCCCCATGATCCCGGAGCGGCTCAGCGGCGACCTCTGCAGCCTGAGGGAAGGCGTGGATCGCCTCACCATGACCGCCTGGATGACCCTCTCGCCCGAGCTGGAAGTCGTGGAGACTCGACTGTCAGAGAGCGTCATCCGCAGCGCCAAGCGGCTCACCTACGACGAAGTGAAGGAAGCGTGCATCGACCTCTCCAAGCGCAAGCGCGCTGAGCTGGGCGATCCCCTCTGCGCCATGCTGGACGAGGCCCTGGTGCTCTCCCGCCGACTCACGCAAATTCGTCTGGGCCGAGGCGCCATGAACCTGGATACCGAAGAGGCCGAGTTCATCTTCGATGAAGAGGGCCGTCCCATCGATGCCCGCCGCTACCCGCGCCACGACGCCCACCGCATGATCGAAGAGTTCATGCTGTTGGCCAACGAAACCGTGGCCCGCTTCTTCACGCGGAAGAAAATCCCCGCCATCTACCGCATCCACGATGAGCCGGACGCCCTCAAGCTCGAGGTGTTCGCCGACGTGGCTCGCACTTTCGGCCTGCTCAAGCCCAAGGAATTGCCCACTCCCGAGCATCTCAACGCCATGCTCGACAAGATCCGCGGCGGGCCGCTCGAGGCCATGATCAACACGCTGTTGCTGCGCAGCCTGAAAAAGGCTGAATACAACGTCGACAACATCGGCCACTCGGGCCTGGCGCTGCAGGACTACCTGCACTTCACCAGCCCCATCCGCCGCTACCCGGATCTCATCGTCCATCGCCTGCTCCGCCAGGTGCTGCGGGGCCGGCCCCTGCCCGAGGGCCTGCACAGCCACCTCGCCGTGCTGGCCAAAGGCGCCAGCGACTGCGAGCAGAAGGCGACCGAGGCTGAGCGAGAAAACGACAAATGGAAAGCCTGCCTCCTGATGAAAGAGCGCATCGGCCAACGCTTCAGGGGGCGCATCCAGGGCTATTCCGCCAAGGTGGTGTTCGTGACCCTGGATGCCCCCTTCGTGGAGGTGGGCGTACCCCTGGCTGCCCTCGGGGGCGATTTCTGGGTGGATGAACACCGCACCAAGGCCACGGGTCTGCGCGGCACCGTGGTCCTCACCATCGGCGATGGCGTGGAAGTCGAGATCACCACGGTGGATGAGAACCTCCGCCGCGTGAGCGCCTGGATCACCGAGGCCAAGGCCCAGGATGCCCATGGGAAGGCGTTCCAGTTCGTGCCGACCCTGGCGGCGCCCGCCGTCCTGAAAGAAGGCGATCTGGAGAAGCCCAGGGCCCGGCGTGACTCGAGAACGGGTGGCGAACGAGGGCGCCGGGAATCTGCACCGAAGGGCCGCCCTCCCAAGAAAGCCCGGGAGGCCAGCGGCAAGTCCCGCGAAGCCCACCCCAAGCCCCCCAAGGGCAGCGTCAGGGGCCCCGGCAAGCGGAAGGCCCGATGA